In Bradyrhizobium guangdongense, the sequence AGCGCGCCGACGCGGCCCCCGAGCTGCTCGTCGAAGGTCTTGATATGGCCTTCGATCGTGCTGTCGAGGCTGGCGATCTTGCCGTTCAGCGAGGCGTCCAGGCTGGACACGCGTTCGCCGATCGAGGTCTCGAACTGCAACAGGCGCTGGTCGAGAACGGCCGTGATCTCGCCGCCGTTGGAGCTGAAGCGGGCGTCGAAATTGTCGACATAGGTCTTCAACGATTCGTGGATCTCGTGCGTGCGCTGGCCCATGCGCTCGACGATTTCGCCGCCGAAGGTCTTCACGGTGCGGTCGAACTCGGAGATGTGGCGCGTGATCAGGGCACCCAGGGTGCCGGAATCGCGGGCGAACTTTTCGACCAGCTCGCTCCCCTGGTTCTTCACCAGTTCGTCGAACGCGCTCATCTGCAACGACAGCGAGTCGTGCGCGGTCTCGGTCTGGCTGACGACCTTGGCGACGAGGGTATTGACGGTGGCGTCGAGCGCTTCGCTCGCCTTGTCGCCTGAGGTCATGATCTGGCCGGCGAGGCGGTTGCCGGCGTCGTCGATCTTAGCGGAGAGGTCGTTCGAGCGCAGCTCGAGCTCGAGCAGCAGCGAGTCCGACGAATTCTTCAAGCTGTCGTGCACCTGCTCGGTGCGCTCGGAGATGCCGTCGACGATCGCGGCGGAACGCTGCTCGAACTCGCCGGTGATGCGGTCGATGCGCTCGTTGAGCATCTCGTGGACACGGTCGGCGAGGTCGACGAACTCGTCGTGGACGTGGCCGGTCTTGAAGTTGAGGCTGGTGGTCAGCCGCTCGCTCGCGTCCAGCACTGCGCGAGTGGTCTCTGCGCTGGCCTCCTCGAGACGGTCGAGCAGATCGCCGCCACGCTCGCCGAGCGCCAGGATCATGTTGTCGCCGGCATGGCTCAGCGCGCTCGTGATATGGGCGCCGCGCTCTTCCAAAGCGCCGGTGATGGATTTTGCGACTTCGTCGACGCGGGAAGCGATCGCGTCCGAGATCAGCGCGATGTCGTGGCGCAAATCGATCTGCACGCCGGAAATGGCGCTGCGAACTTGTTCTGCCTGGCCGACCAGGTTGTCGCGCTGATGGGCGATGTCCTGAAGCAGGGCACGGATGCGGACTTCGTTGTCGGAATAAGCGCGCTCCAGCGCCGCGACCTCGTTGGCGACCAGCGTCTCGAGCTCGCCGGCGCGCGCAATCGCGCGTTCGATGCCGTCGCCCATCGCCGCGACCTCGCGGCGGATGGCCTGGCCAACGGTGACCATGGAATCGGAGGCCGAGCCTTCCGGCTCGGAGAAGCGGATCGCGACCTGCGCCATCGCCTGCGCGACCTGGCTCATCTGCTGACCGCGCCAGACCAGGCTGGCCAGGAAGTAGAACAGCATGATCGGCGCGAAGAACATCGTGGCAAGGCCGGCGATGGCCAGCACGCCGCCGCTCTCGCCCATCGCGGCCCGGATCGAGGGGAGGAAGCCGACCGTCAGCGCGGCGCAAGCCGCCAGCCAGACCACGGTGAAGATGGTCGCGCCGGTATAGATGTTGCGGGCAGGGCGGCCCGTTTGCAGCGACTGGAGCAATTGGCCGATGGTCTCGCGGTCGTCATTGGCGGCGCGGCGCGAGGGGCGAGGTTCCTCGACGGAATCGAACGCCGCACGCTCGTTGGCGGCAGGACGCGGCTCGAAGGACGGCTCGTCGAACACGGGAGGTGCGGGCGGTGCGACCGGAGGCGCGGTTTCGTTGCGCATCGAGGCGTTGCGGCTGGTATCGGCAGCCGTGTCGCTGATGTTGAGGGCTTCTTGGATCGCAGAAAGCGCAACTTCTGTGGGGTCTTTGACCTTTTTGGGAGTATTGGCCATGTTCAGTCCGAGCCCTCGTTATTTGTACGCGTCCCCCCGCGAGCCCTGCGCGCTACGCAAGCCCACAGACCGGATCATGCCGCTTGCGCGGATCTCCGAGCCATCCCCACCCGGACGGCTTGTCCGCCAATTTCTGCAACATCCTATTGGCAGAGCGTCGCGAATGAAATGCCCGCGATTAAGACATTCTTAATCATCGTTAACAGGAATGGGCCGTAACACCTTAGGCCTAAATGAAATTCTCCACCGGACTCGGCGGATTGCGGCAACTTTTCGTCAAGAACCGGGCAGATTTGCGTAAAACAGCCCAAACACTTCGTTAACCATTTCCATGCTTCGGTGGGGCAACCGCCGAGCCGGCGGACCATCGCGCGATGCCGGGGCCTGCGCCATGACACCTGAACTGCAACGGATGGACTGGATGCCCTCGCCCCCGCTTGCGCCCATCGACAGCCCGCTCGACCTCGACCATCTCTCCCGCATGACGCTCGGCGATGCCGAGCTGGAACAGGAAGTGCTGGCGATGTTCGCCGAGCAGGCCGTCAGGCTGCTCGCGGCCATGGCTGCGCTGCCGCCCGAGACCGGCGCGCTCGCCCACAAGCTCAAGGGCTCGGCGCGCGGAATCGGCGCCTTTGCGGTGGCGGATGCCGCTGCCAGCCTGGAGGTCGCGATCCGGCGTGGCCATGACAAGCCGCAGGCCTTCGCTGCGCTGAAAGAGGCAGTCGCCGAGGCCCGCGCCGCGATTGAAACGATCCTGAAGCACTAGATCGGTCCGAGCTTGCCGGCGACGATAGGTTAGCGGCTTGTTTCCAGGGGCTTTCCCCGCGCGAACCGGCGCCGACTTCGCGACAAAACGCTATGGCGCCCGCCTGACCGACCCGTTATAGGACAGCCCGGACCCTCATTACTCCCAATCAACAT encodes:
- a CDS encoding Hpt domain-containing protein, with protein sequence MTPELQRMDWMPSPPLAPIDSPLDLDHLSRMTLGDAELEQEVLAMFAEQAVRLLAAMAALPPETGALAHKLKGSARGIGAFAVADAAASLEVAIRRGHDKPQAFAALKEAVAEARAAIETILKH